The Paenibacillus polymyxa M1 DNA segment GGCGGAACTAACGCAAGAAATAGACGAATTATCCGGGGAAGGACAGGTGAGATAAACAATGAACAAAATCCCTAATCGTCAGGTCATCTGTGAAACGTTGCTTAGTCTTGCCAAAGAGGATCGGGATATTATGGTGTTGGCTAGTGATTCTCGCGGCTCTGCTGCTATGGCCCCCTTTGCCGATGCCTATCCGGAACAATTTGTGGAAGTAGGCATTGCCGAGCAAAATATCGTCGGTATGTCTGCCGGACTCGCACACAGCGGTAAAAAGCCGTTCGTCACCTCTCCTGCCTGCTTCCTGAGTATGCGTAGTATTGAGCAAATCAAGGTAGATGTAGCTTATTCCGGAACCAATGTAAAACTGATTGGGATAAGCGGTGGTGTTAGCTACGGCGCACTGGGGATGTCTCATCACTCTGTCCAAGATATTGCTGTGGCCAGAGCGATTCCTGGTTTGATGGTCTTACTCCCCGCCGATCGTCATGAAACCAAGAAAATGACCGAAGCGCTGGTTCAGCATGAAGGAGGCGCATATGTACGGATCGGACGTAATGCTGTTGAGGATATCTATCCGTCTGATGATTATCCATTTGAGATTGGAAAAGCTGTCACCTTGCGAGAAGGATCAGACATTACTCTGATTGGCGCTGGTGAGACCGTCCGTATTATTCTGGATGCGGCTGAGTTGCTCCAGCAGATGGGTGTGAAAGCTTGTGTTCTCAATATGCACACCATCAAGCCACTTGATGAGGAAGCGATCATCGCCGCAGCCCGGGAAACGAGAGGTATTGTCACCGTGGAGGAACATAGTGTATTCGGAGGCTTGGGTGCTGCCGTAGCAGAAGTGGTGGTTCAACATCAACCGGTTCCTATGAAAGTGCTGGGCATACCGGATGAACCGGCGATTGCCGGCAAAACAGCTGAAGTCTTTGAACATTATGGACTTACCTCTGACAATATCAGCAAGATTGTGCTCGAATTGATGAACAAGTAAGGAGCTGTAGCTGTAATGAATATCGAGACCTATATTCTGGCGATCGATCAAAGCACTTCTGGAACCAAAACTCTGCTGGTCAATCAGCAGGGCGATGTGATTACCCGTTATTCTTTGGAGCACAAACAATATTACCCACAGCCGGGCTGGGTTGAACATGACCCGCTTGAGATATATCACAATGTGCTTATTGCTGCGAAAGGCGTACTGGAGAAAGCCGGACTTTCTCCCTCCTCGCTGGCCGCAGTAACGATTACGAATCAGCGAGAAACGGCTCTGATCTGGGACCGTTCTACTGGCTTGCCTATCTATAATGCCATTGTATGGCAGTGCCAGCGAACGGCAGAGGTCTGCACACGCTTGAAGAATACTGGCTATGAAGATGTTATACGCTCCAAGACAGGTCTAATGCTCGATCCTTATTTCTCTGCCGCCAAGTTCAATTGGATTTTGGAACATGTACCTCATGCCTCCCAATTGCTTGCTGAAGGTAAACTACTTGCGGGGACCATTGACAGCTGGCTGCTATGGAAACTTACAGGCGGTCAAATACATGCAACCGATTACAGCAACGCCAGCCGTACTTCCCTTTTTAACATTCACACGCTGGCTTGGGATATGGATTTGTGCAGTATATTTGGTGTGCCTTCCTCCATACTCCCTGAGGTAAAAGCATCCGATGCCTTGTATGGCTATACACAGGAAGCGGAATTATGGGCCGAACAAGTAGCTATATCAGGCATAATCGGAGATTCACAGGGTGCACTGTACGGACACCGTTGCTTCGAGACTGGCGACGCCAAAGCGACATATGGGACTGGAACATCTGTACTTATGAATATTGGTTCGCAACCCGTGCAGGGCGGTGACGGCCTGGTCACAACGATTGCCTGGGGGGCTTCAGGAAAGATTACTTATGCATTGGAAGCCGTTATACGTACGACCGGAGACAGTATAAAATGGACAAGGGATAATTTAGGATTATTCTCGTCATTTGAGGAAATGCAATCCATGATCACCGAATTGCAGGACAATGAGGGCGTATATCTGATCCCTGCTTTTGTTGGTTTAGGTGCTCCCTACTGGAATCCCTCTGCACGTGCTGCAATTGTGGGTATGACCCGTGGAAACGGCAAAGCACATATTGTGCGCGCAGCGCTGGAGAGTATCGGGTATCAAGTGAGAGATGCGGTAGAATTTATACGTGAACAATCCGGTGTACCCCTTACTAGTTTACGTACAGATGGCGGGGCCTCATCTAACAGCTGGCTCATGCAGTTTCAGGCAGATATTTTGGGTACCCATGTTACCCGCTCTACCTGTGCCGAGCTGTCTGCAATGGGCTCTGTGTATCTGGGCGGTCTTGGAGTCGGATACTGGTCAGATTCTAAAAGCATCGTCACGGGAAACACCTCTGATCAGAATCTATATGAGCACTACACTCCTAGTATGGATGAAGTCAGGCGCCAGCGGCTTTATACAGGTTGGCAAAATGCTGTGCAGATGGTAATACGTTCAGACCAACCGCTTACATCATCTTCTTCCGCTAACTGTTGATTGAATCTTCCTCATTTACTTTTGAGCTTACTACAAGCTTCCGGTTATTTTACAGGTGTTACACTTGGATAATCGGAGGTTTTTTATGTACACTGCTTGTATTCCGCTTTACAGAAAGGGGGAAACCTTGAATGAATGCACGCATGGTTTCAATTCTTCAGCACTTGCTGGCTGCCGATGCTCCTGTCAAAAGTGATTATCTCGCCAAATTGATTCAGGTTACTTCACGTACCATCCGCAGCGATATCCGGGAACTGGATGAATTTCTATCCAAGCACGGGGCAGCAATTGAACCTGTTCGTTCAAGGGGATATGAACTAAAAATTACGGATAATCGTAGCTTTCGTGCGCTGCTGCAGCAGTTGTTCCTGTCCGGCGAGCCCGATGATCCAGGTTCTCCCGGCTACCGGCAATTGTATTTAATCAAGCGTCTCCTGCTCGCTGATCATTATGTGAAGCTGGAAGACCTCGCAGATGAGCTATATATAAGCAAGTCTACGGTGCAGAATGATTTCAAAGAGGTCAAACAAACCCTACAAGGCTACGGAATCACCATTGACAAACGGCCAAATTACGGAGTCAAACTGAAGGGTGATGAAGTTCAGCTTCGGTTTTGCTTGTCCGAGTTTATTGTAAGTCGTTCCGAAGAACAAGGCGGAACACTTCATGCAGCGCTGCGCATCGTCACCCCGCACGAAATGACGCTGATTTGCGGAATCGTTCTGGAACAGACTCAGAAATATGAAGTAACGCTCTCCGATATCGCGTTCAGCAATTTATCTATTCATATTGCAATCGCCTGCAAGCGTATTCGTGACGGAA contains these protein-coding regions:
- a CDS encoding transketolase family protein, whose protein sequence is MNKIPNRQVICETLLSLAKEDRDIMVLASDSRGSAAMAPFADAYPEQFVEVGIAEQNIVGMSAGLAHSGKKPFVTSPACFLSMRSIEQIKVDVAYSGTNVKLIGISGGVSYGALGMSHHSVQDIAVARAIPGLMVLLPADRHETKKMTEALVQHEGGAYVRIGRNAVEDIYPSDDYPFEIGKAVTLREGSDITLIGAGETVRIILDAAELLQQMGVKACVLNMHTIKPLDEEAIIAAARETRGIVTVEEHSVFGGLGAAVAEVVVQHQPVPMKVLGIPDEPAIAGKTAEVFEHYGLTSDNISKIVLELMNK
- the glpK gene encoding glycerol kinase GlpK: MNIETYILAIDQSTSGTKTLLVNQQGDVITRYSLEHKQYYPQPGWVEHDPLEIYHNVLIAAKGVLEKAGLSPSSLAAVTITNQRETALIWDRSTGLPIYNAIVWQCQRTAEVCTRLKNTGYEDVIRSKTGLMLDPYFSAAKFNWILEHVPHASQLLAEGKLLAGTIDSWLLWKLTGGQIHATDYSNASRTSLFNIHTLAWDMDLCSIFGVPSSILPEVKASDALYGYTQEAELWAEQVAISGIIGDSQGALYGHRCFETGDAKATYGTGTSVLMNIGSQPVQGGDGLVTTIAWGASGKITYALEAVIRTTGDSIKWTRDNLGLFSSFEEMQSMITELQDNEGVYLIPAFVGLGAPYWNPSARAAIVGMTRGNGKAHIVRAALESIGYQVRDAVEFIREQSGVPLTSLRTDGGASSNSWLMQFQADILGTHVTRSTCAELSAMGSVYLGGLGVGYWSDSKSIVTGNTSDQNLYEHYTPSMDEVRRQRLYTGWQNAVQMVIRSDQPLTSSSSANC